In Lates calcarifer isolate ASB-BC8 linkage group LG4, TLL_Latcal_v3, whole genome shotgun sequence, a genomic segment contains:
- the LOC108883832 gene encoding angiopoietin-related protein 1, producing the protein MGSGTWSLFILFGLALWSNSQALTMNPILSRIRRAPEANGENKKCSYTFLVPEQKITGPICAARGYSTDKDRVTRLDVAAVRDLLSKQRREMETLKLVVDVDGNLVNEMKLLRKESRNMNSRVTQLYMQLLHEIIRKRDNSLELAQLETRILNATTESLRLASRYRELEAKYAALSAVVNNQSVLIGALEERCMQVYSRRHEHPPMGPPLVQVVPENIPVNVPRFTNEIQRDNTRGFARERGSRSGPSPTSGTLEVQKPPQRNFSAEGPFRDCLEAQEASHSTSGMYLIKPDEAERPVQVWCEQDIDNGGWTVIQSRRDGSVNFFRNWDNYKSGFGNIDGEYWLGLEGIYNLGRQGDYKLLVELEDWMGKKVYAQYSSFHLEPESESYRLRLGTYQGNAGDSLSSHNGKQFTTLDRDKDAFSGNCAHFHKGGWWYNACGQANLNGVWYTGGVYRSKFQDGIFWADYGGGFYSMKTVRMMIRPID; encoded by the exons ATGGGATCTGGAACATGGAgcctttttattctgtttggTCTGGCCCTCTGGAGCAACAGCCAAGCCCTCACCATGAACCCCATTCTCTCCCGGATACGAAGGGCTCCAGAGGCcaatggagaaaacaaaaagtgctcTTATACCTTCTTGGTCCCTGAACAGAAGATCACAGGACCCATCTGTGCTGCCCGGGGTTATTCAACTGACAAGGACAGAGTGACGCGCCTGGATGTAGCTGCAGTGCGCGACCTCCTGTCTAAGCAGCGTCGGGAGATGGAGACTTTGAAGTTGGTGGTGGATGTGGACGGCAATTTGGTGAATGAGATGAAGCTATTGAGGAAAGAGAGCAGGAACATGAACTCAAGGGTGACTCAACTCTACATGCAGCTGCTACATGAGATCATCAGGAAGAGGGACAACTCTCTGGAGCTTGCGCAGCTGGAGACACGCATCCTTAACGCCACCACTGAGTCACTACGTCTGGCCTCCAGGTACAGGGAATTGGAGGCCAAATACGCAGCCCTGTCTGCAGTGGTGAACAACCAGTCAGTGCTTATTGGAGCACTGGAAGAACGTTGTATGCAGGTGTACAGCCGCAGGCATGAGCACCCACCCATGGGACCTCCACTGGTGCAGGTGGTGCCTGAGAACATTCCTGTCAATGTGCCTCGTTTCACCAATGAGATCCAGAGGGACAACACCCGAGGGTTTGCCCGGGAAAGGGGCTCTCGCTCTGGGCCATCACCCACAAGTGGTACCCTGGAAGTCCAAAAACCTCCTCAGAGAAACTTCAGTGCTGaag GCCCATTCAGAGACTGTCTTGAGGCGCAGGAAGCCAGCCACAGCACCAGCGGCATGTACCTGATCAAACCCGATGAAGCAGAGAGGCCAGTGCAGGTCTGGTGTGAACAGGATATAGACAATGGGGGCTGGACTGTTATCCAGAGCAGGAGGGATGGATCTGTTAACTTCTTCAGGAACTGGGATAACTACAAG AGCGGCTTTGGAAACATAGACGGGGAATACTGGCTCGGTCTGGAAGGCATCTACAATTTAGGAAGGCAGGGGGACTACAAGCTGCTGGTGGAGCTGGAGGACTGGATGGGCAAAAAGGTCTACGCTCAGTACAGCAGCTTCCACCTGGAGCCAGAGAGTGAGAGCTATCGGCTGCGGCTGGGAACCTACCAGGGCAACGCCGGGGACTCCCTCAGCAGCCACAATGGCAAACAGTTCACGACTCTGGATCGAGACAAGGATGCCTTTTCAG GCAACTGCGCCCATTTCCATAAAGGAGGCTGGTGGTACAATGCTTGCGGCCAAGCCAATCTTAACGGTGTCTGGTACACCGGAGGCGTCTACCGCAGCAAGTTCCAAGATGGGATCTTCTGGGCTGACTATGGTGGAGGCTTCTACTCCATGAAAACCGTCCGCATGATGATCAGGCCCATAGACTGA